A genomic region of Raphanus sativus cultivar WK10039 chromosome 6, ASM80110v3, whole genome shotgun sequence contains the following coding sequences:
- the LOC108811034 gene encoding uncharacterized protein LOC108811034 — protein sequence MSDPSGQSSTTTVGGDGGGGNSGGSGGSGSSFASQPQRAKVRKQVWAGVLSISSASSNK from the coding sequence ATGAGTGACCCAAGCGGCCAATCTTCAACAACAACTGTCGGTGGAGATGGCGGTGGTGGTAATAGTGGCGGCAGCGGTGGAAGCGGTAGCTCGTTTGCTAGTCAGCCGCAGAGAGCAAAGGTGAGGAAGCAAGTGTGGGCTGGAGTTCTCAGTATCTCTTCCGCCTCCTCTAACAAATAA
- the LOC108806278 gene encoding uncharacterized protein LOC108806278, with protein sequence MGVKSVSRESSDRKSWDNIFKSLVKILQTKQDHIESLLKDRKTLEDKIKTKHESWISDVRNYDQQLSLMKREIETMEMMQFLETSKFNLLSVLKERDRSICNLKSDETVDELKYFKAWFDILTSKENGDSEAAESLEAKIRKLKLEYEKKCEISDLLRENGFARSEFKCIESGFIDKLKRKDDEIAQANAKISSLVSYQEQLLSSNHEKDEIISSLKAKVAELEGGFTKKGDEGVSKLSRDVESLNKSRSLTRCTTRDKGSDGNTVGSQEIRRSKRQKVNKTSVTVSETPKLFTSTFRLPKLKSPPSSGGAK encoded by the exons ATGGGTGTGAAATCGGTTTCTCGAGAATCTTCAGATAGGAAAAGCTGGGACAATATTTTCAAGAGTTTGGTCAAAATTCTACAGACGAAACAGGACCACATCGAATCGCTTCTAAAAGACAGGAAGACTCTCGAAGATAAGATCAAGACTAAACACGAAAGCTGGATCTCTGATGTTCGTAACTACGACCAACAACTCTCTCTC aTGAAGAGAGAAATTGAAACGATGGAGATGATGCAGTTCCTTGAGACCTCTAAATTCAATCTCTTGTCTGTATTAAAGGAAAGGGATCGTTCTATATGCAATTTGAAATCAG ATGAGACGGTGGACGAGTTAAAATACTTCAAGGCTTGGTTTGATATCCTCACAAGT AAAGAGAATGGAGACTCCGAAGCTGCAGAATCATTGGAAGCAAAAATCAGAAAGCTGAAGCTTGAGTATGAGAAGAAATGTGAAATATCTGATCTGTTACGAGAAAACGGGTTTGCTAGGAGCGAGTTCAAGTGTATCGAAAGTGGTTTTATTGATAAGTTAAAGAGGAAAGATGATGAGATTGCTCAAGCGAACGCCAAGATTTCGAGTCTTGTGTCTTATCAAGAGCAGCTTCTGTCATCTAACCATGAGAAAGATGAGATTATCTCGAGTCTGAAGGCCAAGGTTGCTGAACTGGAGGGTGGATTTACCAAGAAAGGTGATGAGGGGGTCTCGAAGCTCTCAAGGGATGTAGAGTCTTTGAACAAGTCTCGTAGCTTAACAAGATGCACAACACGTGACAAAGGTAGCGATGGTAATACTGTGGGGTCTCAG GAAATTAGAAGGTCGAAAAGGCAAAAAGTGAACAAGACATCAGTCACAGTTTCAGAAACTCCAAAGCTCTTCACTTCAACATTTAGACTTCCCAAGTTAAAGTCTCCTCCATCTTCTGGAGGAGCTAAATAG
- the LOC108806837 gene encoding V-type proton ATPase subunit c2, with product MASGFSGDETAPFFGFLGAAAALVFSCMGAAYGTAKSGVGVASMGVMRPELVMKSIVPVVMAGVLGIYGLIIAVIISTGINPKAKSYYLFDGYAHLSSGLACGLAGLSAGMAIGIVGDAGVRANAQQPKLFVGMILILIFAEALALYGLIVGIILSSRAGQSRAE from the exons ATGGCTTCAGGTTTCAGCGGCGATGAAACTGCTCCGTTCTTCGGATTCCTCGGCGCTGCCGCCGCTCTCGTCTTCTCCT GTATGGGAGCAGCGTACGGGACAGCGAAGAGCGGGGTTGGTGTAGCGTCGATGGGTGTGATGAGACCAGAGCTTGTAATGAAATCGATTGTTCCTGTCGTTATGGCTGGTGTGTTAGGTATCTATGGTCTCATCATTGCTGTCATCATCAGTACTGGTATCAACCCTAAGGCCAAGTCTTACTATCTCTTCGATGGCTATGCTCATCTCTCTTCCGGTCTCGCTTGTGGTCTCGCTGGTCTCTCTGCCGGTATGGCTATTGGCATCGTCGGAGATGCCGGTGTTAG AGCGAATGCACAACAACCAAAGCTGTTTGTTGGGATGATATTGATTCTCATCTTTGCTGAAGCACTTGCGCTGTACGGTCTCATTGTTGGTATCATCCTCTCTTCTCGTGCTGGTCAGTCTAGAGCCGAGTGA
- the LOC108811607 gene encoding endoglucanase 2 produces MHVHRHSDRSKGGEKMVAKSGSRCCCCCWFLGIIVVIAVVLAIVFTIRHRANRSDDIAPGSTDKKYADALKIAMQFFDIQKSGKLENNKISWRGDSGLKDGSEASLDLSKGLYDAGDHMKFGFPMAFTATLLSWSILEYGDHMESLDQLEPAKDSLKWTTDFLINAHPSQNVLYIQVGDPETDHKCWDRPETMSRKRTLTKIDADTPGTEVAAETAAAMAAASLVFKQSDPKYSSTLLKHAKQLFDFADNNRGSYSVNIPEVQSYYNSTGYGDELLWAASWLYHATEDKTYLDFVSKNGDEFGNFGSPTWFSWDNKLPGTYVLLSRLTFFKKALSGSKGLQGYKETAEAVMCGIIPDSPTATSSRTDGGLIWVAEWNALQHPVSSAFLATLYSDYMLTSGVDKLSCGDTSFEPSDLRKFARSQADYMLGKNPEKMSYLVGYGDKYPEFVHHRGASIPGDANVGCKDGFKWLNSEEPNPNVAYGALVGGPFLNETFIDARNNSMQNEPSTYNSALVVGLLSSLVTRSSSVESFI; encoded by the exons ATGCATGTCCATAGACATTCGGATCGATCCAAAGGAGGAGAAAAAATGGTGGCGAAATCAGGATCGAgatgttgttgctgttgttggtTCCTCGGGATCATCGTGGTGATCGCTGTGGTGCTCGCCATCGTTTTCACCATCAGACATAGAGCAAACCGTTCCGATGATATCGCTCCTGGCTCCACTGATAAGAAGTATGCTGATGCTCTCAAGATCGCCATGCAGTTCTTCGATATACAGAAAT CTGGTAAGCTGGAGAACAATAAAATATCTTGGAGAGGAGATTCAGGTCTTAAAGATGGAAGTGAAGCGAGTCTAGACCTTTCCAAAGGTTTGTACGATGCTGGAGATCACATGAAGTTTGGTTTCCCTATGGCTTTCACTGCCACTCTTCTCTCCTGGTCCATTCTCGAGTACGGCGATCACATGGAGTCCCTGGACCAATTGGAGCCTGCTAAAGACTCTCTAAAGTGGACTACTGATTTCCTCATCAATGCTCATCCTTCTCAAAACGTCCTCTATATTCAG GTGGGAGATCCGGAGACGGATCATAAATGTTGGGATAGGCCAGAAACAATGTCAAGGAAGAGAACTCTGACCAAGATTGATGCAGATACTCCAGGGACTGAGGTTGCTGCAGAGACAGCAGCAGCCATGGCTGCAGCATCCCTAGTTTTTAAACAAAGTGATCCTAAATACTCAAGCACGCTTCTCAAACACGCCAAGCAGTTGTTCGATTTTGCGGATAATAACAGAGGATCTTACAGTGTCAACATACCTGAGGTTCAGAGTTACTACAACTCCACTGGCTACGGAGATGAGCTTCTTTGGGCAGCTTCATGGTTGTACCATGCCACAGAGGACAAAACATATCTTGACTTTGTGTCTAAAAATGGAGATGAGTTTGGAAATTTTGGAAGTCCTACATGGTTTAGTTGGGACAACAAGCTTCCAGGAACATAT GTACTACTATCAAGATTAACCTTCTTCAAGAAAGCGCTATCAGGAAGCAAAGGACTTCAAGGTTATAAAGAAACAGCAGAAGCTGTCATGTGTGGGATCATACCAGACTCCCCAACAGCTACATCTAGTAGAACTGATG GTGGGCTTATATGGGTTGCTGAATGGAATGCACTACAACATCCTGTGTCTTCAGCATTTTTAGCCACACTCTACAGTGACTACATGCTCACATCCGGTGTTGACAAACTATCTTGTGGCGACACATCCTTTGAACCTTCAGATCTCAGAAAATTCGCCAGATCCCAG GCTGACTACATGCTAGGGAAGAATCCAGAGAAGATGAGTTATTTGGTGGGTTATGGGGATAAATATCCAGAGTTTGTGCATCATAGAGGAGCTTCGATTCCAGGTGATGCAAACGTAGGATGTAAAGATGGATTCAAGTGGCTTAACTCCGAGGAACCAAACCCAAACGTGGCTTATGGTGCACTTGTTGGTGGACCGTTTCTGAACGAGACGTTTATCGATGCAAGAAACAATTCAATGCAGAATGAGCCGAGTACTTATAACAGTGCGCTTGTGGTTGGTCTTTTGTCTAGTTTGGTTACAAGGTCGTCATCGGTAGAATCTTttatatga
- the LOC108810621 gene encoding uncharacterized protein LOC108810621, translating to MMKDVKSRIQYLMSWIRRQPPKIKAYLCVVSAITVLVFLRVIVHDNEYLFLASEAVHAMGISVLIYKLTKEKTCAGLSLKTQELTALYLGVRLYCSFVMEFDLHTLLDSAAFFTTLWVIYMIRLKLRPTYMEDKDNFVIYYAVVPCAVVSLLIHPSTRHHIINRLFWAFCVYLEAVSVLPQLRVMQNTKIVEPFTAHYVFALGIARFLSCAHWILEVLDTSGRLLTALGYGGYGLWPFMVIVSEIIQTFILADFCYYYVQSLMGGQLVLRLPSGVV from the exons ATGATGAAGGATGTGAAGAGTCGGATTCAATACCTTATGTCGTGGATTCGCCGGCAGCCACCGAAGATAAAGGCGTATCTCTGTGTGGTTTCGGCAATAACGGTGCTCGTCTTCTTAAGGGTGATTGTCCATGACAATGAATACCTTTTTTTAGCTTCTGAGGCTGTCCATGCCATGGGGATCTCCGTTCTTATCTACAAGCTCACCAAGGAGAAGACTTGTGCTG GGTTATCTCTCAAGACGCAGGAGCTGACGGCTTTGTATCTGGGCGTGCGATTGTATTGTAGTTTTGTAATGGAATTTGATCTTCACACGTTACTTGATTCTGCTGCTTTCTTCACCACTCTTTGGGTCATCTATATGATCCGTCTCAAGCTTAGACCTACTTATATGGAAGACAAAGACAACTTTGTCATCTACTATGCC GTAGTCCCATGTGCTGTTGTATCTCTCCTCATACACCCGTCAACCCGTCACCACATCATAAACAGGCTGTTTTGGGCATTCTGTGTTTATCTTGAAGCTGTTTCAGTTCTTCCTCAATTAAGAGTCATGCAGAACACTAAG ATCGTGGAACCATTCACAGCACATTACGTTTTTGCCTTGGGAATCGCTAGGTTTTTGAGTTGTGCACACTGGATCCTTGAG GTGTTGGATACGAGCGGGAGGTTACTGACCGCATTAGGGTATGGAGGCTATGGACTTTGGCCTTTCATGGTCATTGTCTCCGAAATCATCCAAACCTTCATTCTTGCAGATTTCTGCTATTACTATGTTCAGag TTTAATGGGTGGACAGCTCGTCCTTCGTCTCCCGTCTGGTGTGGTCTGA